GCGCGATGAAACGAACCAATATCCTTATGTGGACATAGACCATCAGCAAGCCGCCTTCGATGCGGTGAACGCGCTGGTGCAGGACGGACACCGGGATATTGCCATGATCAGCGGAAACTTGCAGGATACGAACAACGGGTATTCCCGATACATGGGGTACAAAGAGGCGCTGGAGAAAAACAATATGCCGTTCCGGGAGGAGTATGTCCGCATCGGCAATTACCGTTATGATTCCGGCATTGAAAGCATGAAGTATTTCCTCGAGCTGGAGCAGCGTCCAACGGCGGTATTCGCCGCGAATGACGAGATGGCGGTAGGCGCTATCCATGCCATTCAAGACAGCGGGCTGCGCGTGCCCGAGGATATTTCCGTTATTAGCGTCGACAACTCCCGCATTGCTTCGATGGTTCGTCCGCAGCTGACGGCCATAGCCCAGCCGATGTATGATATTGGAGCGGTTTCGATGAGGCTGTTGACGAAGCTGATGAAGAATGAAAAAATCGAGGATACGCGGGTCGTGCTGCCGCATGAGCTGGTCAAACGGCACTCGACGAGGTAAACGGGAAGCAACCATGCAAAGGAGAGATCGCGTGAACGGCAACGTAGGCATTATTGGTGCGATGAAGGAAGAAATTGAGCTGCTGCGGCAGGCCATGCAGCTCGATCGGGTGA
The nucleotide sequence above comes from Xylanibacillus composti. Encoded proteins:
- the ccpA gene encoding catabolite control protein A; translation: MTVTIYDVAREAGVSMATVSRVVNNNPNVKPQTRKKVFEAIERLGYRPNAVARGLASKKTTTVGVVIPDISNMLFSEVARGIEDIANMYHYNIILCNADKRKEKEIKVINTLLEKQVDGLLFMGGSVTDEHVQAFRTSSVPIVLCATRDETNQYPYVDIDHQQAAFDAVNALVQDGHRDIAMISGNLQDTNNGYSRYMGYKEALEKNNMPFREEYVRIGNYRYDSGIESMKYFLELEQRPTAVFAANDEMAVGAIHAIQDSGLRVPEDISVISVDNSRIASMVRPQLTAIAQPMYDIGAVSMRLLTKLMKNEKIEDTRVVLPHELVKRHSTR